A region of Ictidomys tridecemlineatus isolate mIctTri1 chromosome 4, mIctTri1.hap1, whole genome shotgun sequence DNA encodes the following proteins:
- the LOC101971421 gene encoding olfactory receptor 4P4, with the protein MENINNITEFILLGLSQNKKIKNLCFLLFLFCYMAIWMGNILIMISITCSQLRDQPMYFFLNYLALSDLCYTSTVTPKLITDLLAEKNVISYNNCMAQLFTMHFFGGIEVFILTVMAYDRYVAICKPLHYTSIMSRQRCNALVTACCAGAFLHSFVQCLLTVNLPFCGPNEIDHYFCDVYPLLKLACTDTHTVGILVVANSGMMGLVTFVVLMLSYFLILWTIRAYPTESRSKALSTCSSHLMVVVLFFVPVLFIYIRPATTSPVDKVFALFYTIIAPMFNPLIYTLRNVEMKNALRKVWSEISRESHL; encoded by the exons AtggaaaatatcaataatatcACAGAATTTATATTGTTGGGACTTTCCcagaacaagaaaattaaaaacttgtgttttctattattcttattttgttaCATGGCTATTTGGATGGGAAATATACTAATAATGATTTCAATCACATGCAGTCAGCTGAGGGACCAacccatgtatttcttccttaATTATCTTGCTCTCTCAGACCTTTGCTATACCTCCACAGTGACACCCAAGCTAATCACCGACTTGCTGGCAGAAAAGAACGTGATTTCATATAACAACTGCATGGCCCAGCTCTTTACCATGCACTTCTTTGGGGGCATTGAGGTCTTCATCCTCAcggtgatggcctatgaccgctatgtggccatctgcaaacccTTGCACTACACCAGCATCATGAGCAGGCAGAGGTGCAATGCTCTGGTCACTGCTTGCTGTGCTGGGGCATTTCTACATTCCTTTGTTCAGTGCCTCCTCACTGTCAATCTACCTTTCTGTGGCCCCAATGAAATTGACCATTATTTCTGTGATGTGTACcctttgctgaaactggcctgcACTGACACACACACAGTTGGAATCCTGGTGGTGGCCAACTCAGGTATGATGGGTTTGGTGACCTTTGTGGTTTTGATGCTGTCTTACTTTTTGATATTATGGACCATCAGGGCTTACCCCACAGAGAGCCGCAGCAAGGCTCTTTCCACTTGCAGTTCCCACTTGATGGTTGTGGTTTTGTTCTTTGTGCCTGTCCTCTTCATCTACATTAGACCAGCCACCACTTCTCCAGTAGACAAAGTGTTTGCTCTTTTCTACACCATCATCGCTCCCATGTTTAACCCTCTGATCTACACGCTGAGAAACGTGGAGATGAAGAATGCCCTGAGGAAAGTTTG GTCAGAAATAAGCAGAGAAAGTCATTTGTGA